A genomic window from Nomascus leucogenys isolate Asia chromosome 10, Asia_NLE_v1, whole genome shotgun sequence includes:
- the NAT14 gene encoding N-acetyltransferase 14: MAPSHLSVREMREDEKPLVLEMLKAGVKDTENRVALHALTRPPALLLLAAASSGLRFVLASFTLALLLPVFLAVAAVKLGLRARWGSLPPPGGLGGPWVAVRGSGDVCGVLALAPGTNAGDGALVTRLSVSRWHRRRGVGRRLLAFAEARARAWAGGMGEPRARLVVPVAVAAWGVAGMLEGCGYQAEGGWGCLGYTLVREFSKDL; this comes from the exons ATGGCCCCCAGCCACCTGTCAGTGCGGGAGATGAGGGAAGATGAGAAGCCCCTGGTGCTGGAGATGCTGAAG GCCGGCGTGAAGGACACGGAAAACCGCGTGGCCCTCCATGCCTTGACACGGCCGCCGGCCCTGCTCCTCCTGGCGGCGGCCAGCAGCGGCCTGCGCTTTGTCCTGGCTTCCTTCACCCTGGCCCTCCTCCTGCCGGTGTTCCTGGCTGTGGCCGCCGTGAAGCTGGGCCTGCGGGCCCGATGGGGCTCTCTGCCTCCGCCGGGTGGCCTGGGGGGCCCCTGGGTGGCCGTGCGGGGCTCCGGTGACGTGTGTGGGGTCCTGGCTCTGGCCCCTGGCACAAATGCAGGGGACGGGGCCCTGGTCACCCGCCTGTCTGTCTCTCGCTGGCACCGCCGCCGGGGCGTGGGCAGGAGGCTGCTGGCCTTCGCGGAGGCCCGGGCTCGGGCCTGGGCTGGGGGCATGGGGGAGCCCCGGGCCCGGCTCGTGGTCCCCGTGGCTGTGGCCGCCTGGGGGGTGGCGGGGATGCTGGAGGGCTGCGGATACCAGGCCGAGGGGGGCTGGGGCTGCCTGGGCTACACACTGGTGAGGGAATTCAGCAAAGACCTGTGA
- the ZNF628 gene encoding zinc finger protein 628 isoform X1, with translation MSGVMVGSHADMAPASTAEGAGEKPGPAAPAPVAQYECGECGKSFRWSSRLLHHQRTHTGERPYKCPDCPKAFKGSSALLYHQRGHTGERPYQCPDCPKAFKRSSLLQIHRSVHTGLRAFICGQCGLAFKWSSHYQYHLRQHTGERPYPCPDCPKAFKNSSSLRRHRHVHTGERPYTCGVCGKSFTQSTNLRQHQRVHTGERPFRCPLCPKTFTHSSNLLLHQRTHGATTAPAPGAAPAAPPPQPREPGGSKVFVCDAYLQRHLQPHSPPAPPAPPPPPPPVVPELFLAAAETTVELVYRCDGCEQGFSSEEVLLEHQPCPGPEAAPQPQEAPAEAPKANQPPSPLSQPPPPAAAPAPGFACLPCGKSFRTVAGLSRHQHSHGAAGGQAFRCGSCDGSFPQLASLLAHQQCHVEEAAAGRPPPQAEAAEVTCPQEPLAPAAPAPPPPPSAPVSAERPYKCAECGKAFKGSSGLRYHLRDHTGERPYQCGECGKAFKRSSLLAIHQRVHTGLRAFTCGQCGLTFKWSSHYQYHLRLHSGERPYACGECGKAFRNTSCLRRHRHVHTGERPHACGVCGKSFAQTSNLRQHQRVHTGERPFRCPLCPKTFTHSSNLLLHQRTHSAERPFTCPICGRGFVMAAYLQRHMRTHAPANTAPSTTAPAAGPQPPAPLAAARAPPATQDVHVLPHLQATLSLEVAGGTAQAPSLGPAAPNSQTFLLVQTAQGLQLIPSSVQPTTPPPPPAPPKLILLPSSSAGAGGGRARQGPRAVGKAGQGAGVVWLPGPGGLGVQGAASAGVSGAGQSLIVLQNVGSGEAGPHGVQLQPLRPAPEVTTVQLQPAQEVTTVQLQPAQEVTTVQLQPAQEVTTVQLQPAQEVTTVQLQPAQEVTTVQLQPMAGQLSNSSGGPVATEAPNLLVVQSGAAEELLTGPGPGEAGDGEASTGVVQDVLFETLQTDEGLQSVLVLSGADGEQTRLCVQEVETLPPGLTEPPATGPPGQKLLIIRSAPATELLDSSNTGGGAATLQLLAPPPSGAASGPAGLPGAPASQMVQVVPAGAGPGVMTPQGLPSIQIVQTLPAVQLVHTF, from the exons ATGTCAG GTGTGATGGTCGGCTCCCACGCGGACATGGCGCCGGCCTCTACTGCGGAGGGGGCCGGGGAGAAGCCAGGCCCTGCGGCCCCTGCCCCGGTGGCCCAGTACGAATGTGGGGAGTGTGGCAAGTCATTCCGGTGGTCGTCCCGGCTCCTGCACCACCAGCGCACGCACACAGGCGAGCGGCCCTACAAGTGCCCAGACTGCCCCAAGGCCTTCAAGGGCTCCTCGGCCCTGCTCTACCACCAGCGAGGCCACACGGGCGAGCGACCCTACCAGTGCCCCGACTGCCCCAAGGCCTTCAAGCGCTCCTCCCTGCTGCAGATCCACCGTAGCGTGCACACCGGCCTACGGGCCTTCATCTGCGGCCAGTGCGGCCTGGccttcaagtggtcctcccactaCCAGTACCACCTACGGCAGCACACAGGCGAGCGCCCCTACCCGTGCCCGGACTGCCCCAAGGCCTTCAAGAACTCGTCCAGCCTGCGGCGCCACCGCCACGTGCACACCGGGGAGCGGCCCTACACCTGTGGCGTCTGCGGGAAGAGCTTCACGCAGAGCACCAACCTGCGGCAGCACCAGCGCGTGCACACGGGCGAGCGGCCCTTCCGCTGCCCGCTCTGCCCCAAGACCTTCACCCACTCCTCCAACCTGCTGCTGCACCAGCGCACGCACGGCGCCACCACAGCCCCCGCCCCGGGTGCCGCCCCCGCGGCCCCGCCCCCCCAGCCCCGGGAGCCCGGCGGGAGCAAGGTCTTCGTGTGCGACGCCTACCTGCAGCGGCACCTCCAGCCCCACAGCCCGCCCGcgccccccgccccgccgcccccgcccccgcccgtgGTGCCTGAGCTCTTTTTGGCGGCGGCGGAGACCACGGTGGAGCTGGTGTACCGCTGCGATGGCTGCGAGCAGGGATTCAGCAGCGAGGAGGTGCTCCTGGAGCACCAGCCGTGCCCCGGGCCCGAGGCGGCGCCCCAGCCCCAGGAAGCACCCGCCGAGGCGCCCAAGGCCAACCAGCCACCGTCCCCTCTGTCGCAGCCCCCTCCTCCCGCCGCCGCCCCCGCTCCTGGCTTTGCCTGTCTGCCCTGCGGCAAGTCCTTCCGGACGGTGGCTGGGCTCTCCCGCCACCAGCACAGCCACGGGGCTGCCGGTGGGCAAGCGTTCCGCTGCGGCAGCTGCGACGGCTCCTTCCCGCAGCTGGCCAGCCTCCTGGCGCATCAGCAGTGCCACGTGGAAGAGGCGGCGGCGGGCCGCCCGCCCCCGCAGGCTGAGGCTGCCGAGGTGACCTGTCCCCAGGAACCGCTGGCGCCTGCTGCCCCCGCCCCGCCGCCACCCCCGTCCGCCCCCGTTTCTGCGGAGCGGCCCTACAAATGTGCCGAGTGCGGCAAGGCCTTCAAGGGCTCCTCCGGGCTGCGCTACCACCTGCGGGACCACACGGGCGAGCGGCCCTACCAGTGCGGCGAGTGCGGCAAGGCCTTCAAGCGCTCCTCCCTGCTGGCCATCCACCAGCGCGTGCACACGGGCCTGCGGGCCTTTACCTGTGGCCAGTGCGGCCTTACCTTCAAATGGTCGTCCCACTACCAGTACCACCTGCGGCTGCACTCTGGCGAGCGGCCCTACGCCTGCGGGGAGTGTGGCAAGGCCTTCCGCAACACGTCGTGCCTGCGTCGCCACCGCCACGTGCACACTGGCGAGAGGCCCCACGCCTGCGGTGTCTGCGGCAAGAGCTTCGCGCAGACCTCCAACCTGCGGCAGCACCAGCGCGTGCACACGGGCGAGCGGCCCTTCCGCTGCCCGCTCTGCCCCAAGACCTTCACCCACTCCTCCAACCTGCTACTGCACCAGCGCACGCACTCGGCCGAGCGCCCCTTCACCTGTCCCATCTGCGGTCGCGGCTTCGTTATGGCCGCCTACCTGCAGCGGCACATGAGGACGCACGCCCCGGCCAACACAGCTCCCAGCACCACAGCCCCCGCCGCCGGCCCCCAGCCCCCTGCTCCACTGGCTGCCGCCCGGGCCCCACCAGCCACCCAAGATGTCCACGTCCTGCCCCACCTCCAGGCCACACTCTCCCTCGAGGTGGCGGGGGGCACGGCCCAGGCCCCGAGCTTGGGGCCAGCAGCGCCCAACTCTCAGACGTTCCTCCTGGTGCAGACTGCGCAGGGCCTCCAGCTGATCCCCAGCAGCGTGCAGCCCACTACACCTCCGCCCCCTCCCGCACCTCCCAAGCTCATCCTGCTGCCCTCCTCcagtgctggggctgggggcggCCGTGCAAGGCAGGGCCCGCGGGCAGTGGGGAAAGCGGGCCAGGGGGCGGGAGTGGTCTGGCTACCAGGCCCTGGGGGTCTAGGGGTGCAGGGAGCGGCCAGCGCTGGGGTCAGCGGGGCAGGGCAGAGCCTCATCGTTCTGCAGAATGTGGGGAGCGGGGAGGCAGGGCCACATGGGGTGCAGCTCCAGCCCCTCCGGCCAGCCCCGGAAGTAACCACGGTCCAGCTCCAGCCAGCACAGGAAGTAACCACGGTCCAGCTCCAGCCAGCACAGGAAGTAACCACGGTCCAGCTCCAGCCAGCACAGGAGGTGACCACGGTCCAGCTCCAGCCAGCACAGGAGGTGACCACGGTCCAGCTCCAGCCAGCACAGGAGGTGACCACGGTCCAGCTCCAGCCCATGGCCGGCCAGCTCTCCAATTCCAGTGGGGGACCTGTGGCTACCGAGGCACCCAACCTGCTGGTTGTTCAGAGTGGGGCAGCTGAGGAGTTGCTCACTGGCCCGGGCCCCGGGGAGGCGGGGGATGGCGAGGCCAGCACTGGTGTGGTCCAGGATGTCCTCTTCGAGACACTCCAGACGGACGAGGGCTTGCAGAGCGTGCTGGTGCTGAGCGGGGCGGATGGCGAGCAGACTCGGCTTTGCGTACAGGAGGTAGAAACACTTCCTCCTGGGCTGACCGAGCCACCTGCCACCGGCCCACCCGGACAGAAACTCCTCATCATCCGCAGCGCCCCAGCCACTGAGCTGCTGGACAGCAGCAACACTGGAGGAGGCGCCGCCACGCTGCAGCTCTTGGCCCCACCGCCGTCAGGCGCAGCCTCGGGCCCCGCGGGGCTCCCCGGGGCTCCAGCCTCCCAGATGGTACAAGTGGTCCCCGCAGGAGCTGGGCCTGGTGTTATGACCCCGCAGGGCCTGCCCTCCATCCAGATTGTCCAGACTCTACCCGCAGTCCAGCTGGTGCACACGTTTTGA
- the ZNF628 gene encoding zinc finger protein 628 isoform X2 produces MVGSHADMAPASTAEGAGEKPGPAAPAPVAQYECGECGKSFRWSSRLLHHQRTHTGERPYKCPDCPKAFKGSSALLYHQRGHTGERPYQCPDCPKAFKRSSLLQIHRSVHTGLRAFICGQCGLAFKWSSHYQYHLRQHTGERPYPCPDCPKAFKNSSSLRRHRHVHTGERPYTCGVCGKSFTQSTNLRQHQRVHTGERPFRCPLCPKTFTHSSNLLLHQRTHGATTAPAPGAAPAAPPPQPREPGGSKVFVCDAYLQRHLQPHSPPAPPAPPPPPPPVVPELFLAAAETTVELVYRCDGCEQGFSSEEVLLEHQPCPGPEAAPQPQEAPAEAPKANQPPSPLSQPPPPAAAPAPGFACLPCGKSFRTVAGLSRHQHSHGAAGGQAFRCGSCDGSFPQLASLLAHQQCHVEEAAAGRPPPQAEAAEVTCPQEPLAPAAPAPPPPPSAPVSAERPYKCAECGKAFKGSSGLRYHLRDHTGERPYQCGECGKAFKRSSLLAIHQRVHTGLRAFTCGQCGLTFKWSSHYQYHLRLHSGERPYACGECGKAFRNTSCLRRHRHVHTGERPHACGVCGKSFAQTSNLRQHQRVHTGERPFRCPLCPKTFTHSSNLLLHQRTHSAERPFTCPICGRGFVMAAYLQRHMRTHAPANTAPSTTAPAAGPQPPAPLAAARAPPATQDVHVLPHLQATLSLEVAGGTAQAPSLGPAAPNSQTFLLVQTAQGLQLIPSSVQPTTPPPPPAPPKLILLPSSSAGAGGGRARQGPRAVGKAGQGAGVVWLPGPGGLGVQGAASAGVSGAGQSLIVLQNVGSGEAGPHGVQLQPLRPAPEVTTVQLQPAQEVTTVQLQPAQEVTTVQLQPAQEVTTVQLQPAQEVTTVQLQPAQEVTTVQLQPMAGQLSNSSGGPVATEAPNLLVVQSGAAEELLTGPGPGEAGDGEASTGVVQDVLFETLQTDEGLQSVLVLSGADGEQTRLCVQEVETLPPGLTEPPATGPPGQKLLIIRSAPATELLDSSNTGGGAATLQLLAPPPSGAASGPAGLPGAPASQMVQVVPAGAGPGVMTPQGLPSIQIVQTLPAVQLVHTF; encoded by the coding sequence ATGGTCGGCTCCCACGCGGACATGGCGCCGGCCTCTACTGCGGAGGGGGCCGGGGAGAAGCCAGGCCCTGCGGCCCCTGCCCCGGTGGCCCAGTACGAATGTGGGGAGTGTGGCAAGTCATTCCGGTGGTCGTCCCGGCTCCTGCACCACCAGCGCACGCACACAGGCGAGCGGCCCTACAAGTGCCCAGACTGCCCCAAGGCCTTCAAGGGCTCCTCGGCCCTGCTCTACCACCAGCGAGGCCACACGGGCGAGCGACCCTACCAGTGCCCCGACTGCCCCAAGGCCTTCAAGCGCTCCTCCCTGCTGCAGATCCACCGTAGCGTGCACACCGGCCTACGGGCCTTCATCTGCGGCCAGTGCGGCCTGGccttcaagtggtcctcccactaCCAGTACCACCTACGGCAGCACACAGGCGAGCGCCCCTACCCGTGCCCGGACTGCCCCAAGGCCTTCAAGAACTCGTCCAGCCTGCGGCGCCACCGCCACGTGCACACCGGGGAGCGGCCCTACACCTGTGGCGTCTGCGGGAAGAGCTTCACGCAGAGCACCAACCTGCGGCAGCACCAGCGCGTGCACACGGGCGAGCGGCCCTTCCGCTGCCCGCTCTGCCCCAAGACCTTCACCCACTCCTCCAACCTGCTGCTGCACCAGCGCACGCACGGCGCCACCACAGCCCCCGCCCCGGGTGCCGCCCCCGCGGCCCCGCCCCCCCAGCCCCGGGAGCCCGGCGGGAGCAAGGTCTTCGTGTGCGACGCCTACCTGCAGCGGCACCTCCAGCCCCACAGCCCGCCCGcgccccccgccccgccgcccccgcccccgcccgtgGTGCCTGAGCTCTTTTTGGCGGCGGCGGAGACCACGGTGGAGCTGGTGTACCGCTGCGATGGCTGCGAGCAGGGATTCAGCAGCGAGGAGGTGCTCCTGGAGCACCAGCCGTGCCCCGGGCCCGAGGCGGCGCCCCAGCCCCAGGAAGCACCCGCCGAGGCGCCCAAGGCCAACCAGCCACCGTCCCCTCTGTCGCAGCCCCCTCCTCCCGCCGCCGCCCCCGCTCCTGGCTTTGCCTGTCTGCCCTGCGGCAAGTCCTTCCGGACGGTGGCTGGGCTCTCCCGCCACCAGCACAGCCACGGGGCTGCCGGTGGGCAAGCGTTCCGCTGCGGCAGCTGCGACGGCTCCTTCCCGCAGCTGGCCAGCCTCCTGGCGCATCAGCAGTGCCACGTGGAAGAGGCGGCGGCGGGCCGCCCGCCCCCGCAGGCTGAGGCTGCCGAGGTGACCTGTCCCCAGGAACCGCTGGCGCCTGCTGCCCCCGCCCCGCCGCCACCCCCGTCCGCCCCCGTTTCTGCGGAGCGGCCCTACAAATGTGCCGAGTGCGGCAAGGCCTTCAAGGGCTCCTCCGGGCTGCGCTACCACCTGCGGGACCACACGGGCGAGCGGCCCTACCAGTGCGGCGAGTGCGGCAAGGCCTTCAAGCGCTCCTCCCTGCTGGCCATCCACCAGCGCGTGCACACGGGCCTGCGGGCCTTTACCTGTGGCCAGTGCGGCCTTACCTTCAAATGGTCGTCCCACTACCAGTACCACCTGCGGCTGCACTCTGGCGAGCGGCCCTACGCCTGCGGGGAGTGTGGCAAGGCCTTCCGCAACACGTCGTGCCTGCGTCGCCACCGCCACGTGCACACTGGCGAGAGGCCCCACGCCTGCGGTGTCTGCGGCAAGAGCTTCGCGCAGACCTCCAACCTGCGGCAGCACCAGCGCGTGCACACGGGCGAGCGGCCCTTCCGCTGCCCGCTCTGCCCCAAGACCTTCACCCACTCCTCCAACCTGCTACTGCACCAGCGCACGCACTCGGCCGAGCGCCCCTTCACCTGTCCCATCTGCGGTCGCGGCTTCGTTATGGCCGCCTACCTGCAGCGGCACATGAGGACGCACGCCCCGGCCAACACAGCTCCCAGCACCACAGCCCCCGCCGCCGGCCCCCAGCCCCCTGCTCCACTGGCTGCCGCCCGGGCCCCACCAGCCACCCAAGATGTCCACGTCCTGCCCCACCTCCAGGCCACACTCTCCCTCGAGGTGGCGGGGGGCACGGCCCAGGCCCCGAGCTTGGGGCCAGCAGCGCCCAACTCTCAGACGTTCCTCCTGGTGCAGACTGCGCAGGGCCTCCAGCTGATCCCCAGCAGCGTGCAGCCCACTACACCTCCGCCCCCTCCCGCACCTCCCAAGCTCATCCTGCTGCCCTCCTCcagtgctggggctgggggcggCCGTGCAAGGCAGGGCCCGCGGGCAGTGGGGAAAGCGGGCCAGGGGGCGGGAGTGGTCTGGCTACCAGGCCCTGGGGGTCTAGGGGTGCAGGGAGCGGCCAGCGCTGGGGTCAGCGGGGCAGGGCAGAGCCTCATCGTTCTGCAGAATGTGGGGAGCGGGGAGGCAGGGCCACATGGGGTGCAGCTCCAGCCCCTCCGGCCAGCCCCGGAAGTAACCACGGTCCAGCTCCAGCCAGCACAGGAAGTAACCACGGTCCAGCTCCAGCCAGCACAGGAAGTAACCACGGTCCAGCTCCAGCCAGCACAGGAGGTGACCACGGTCCAGCTCCAGCCAGCACAGGAGGTGACCACGGTCCAGCTCCAGCCAGCACAGGAGGTGACCACGGTCCAGCTCCAGCCCATGGCCGGCCAGCTCTCCAATTCCAGTGGGGGACCTGTGGCTACCGAGGCACCCAACCTGCTGGTTGTTCAGAGTGGGGCAGCTGAGGAGTTGCTCACTGGCCCGGGCCCCGGGGAGGCGGGGGATGGCGAGGCCAGCACTGGTGTGGTCCAGGATGTCCTCTTCGAGACACTCCAGACGGACGAGGGCTTGCAGAGCGTGCTGGTGCTGAGCGGGGCGGATGGCGAGCAGACTCGGCTTTGCGTACAGGAGGTAGAAACACTTCCTCCTGGGCTGACCGAGCCACCTGCCACCGGCCCACCCGGACAGAAACTCCTCATCATCCGCAGCGCCCCAGCCACTGAGCTGCTGGACAGCAGCAACACTGGAGGAGGCGCCGCCACGCTGCAGCTCTTGGCCCCACCGCCGTCAGGCGCAGCCTCGGGCCCCGCGGGGCTCCCCGGGGCTCCAGCCTCCCAGATGGTACAAGTGGTCCCCGCAGGAGCTGGGCCTGGTGTTATGACCCCGCAGGGCCTGCCCTCCATCCAGATTGTCCAGACTCTACCCGCAGTCCAGCTGGTGCACACGTTTTGA